The segment AATAGCAAACTGAGGCTCCGATAAACGTAACGATCACACTCCGGAGAAACTCGGGGCGAATGCCGATTGTCTGAGCTTCGAGCAATCCGAACAGCGGCATCAATGCGACGTTGATGACGTAGGTTAAAAACAACCCAACCACCAAGCCGAAATAGACGCTGGAAATCATGTCAATTCGCTTGTTGGTGATCAACAGGTCGGCAACGATCGTTCCAACAGAACCGAACAGAAAGACACCAAAGATCAACCAGATGGCAGCCCGATTCACTTCTGCATTGTCATTCGCCATCGACCCATTGATCAAAGACACCCCCAGACCGACCGCGACGATCAGGAAGCAGGTTCTGAGAATCCAGAGTGGCAAGTTGTTCACGATAAAATCTCCGACGCTGTCGGAGCCGAGCCGACGTGATACAGAATCTACTATTTACTAAAACGACTATCGCAGACTGAAGTTCGCAGCAAAAGCAGATTTGTTGCTACAATTCCCGTTAAAACGCCTGTTTATCGGGGATAACGGAACGATTCCAACATTTTGCGGACGCAATCTGCCGACTGCCAATCCGTCCGGAAAACGCCTCGAAAGCCAGAAATCCGTCGATGTCGAAGCGGGCAGCATTCTAACGACATCGCGGGGCAGCGTGTTAGCCAGGAAATCGTTATTGGCAAATTCTGGAGTAAGTTTGCTCGCAAAAATGATCGGTCATCCCGGCGATGTACTCGACAGCCATCCGGCGGACTCCCGTTTTCTCACTCCGTTGCTGATACTTTTCCGGAAAGAGTTCCGGTCGCTCGCAGTATTTGGCAAACATTTCCTTGAGCCGCTGTTGAGCTCGTTGGCGAATCGCAATCAGATCAGGATGCCGATAGACATTGCGATACAGGAATGCCTCAAGTTCACGTTTCTGTTCCGCCAACTCCGTTGGATGCTCAATTAAAAAATCAGAGTTCATCGCCTCTGTGGCCGAGGCAAACGCACGATCCTGAAGCTGTCCTGCACAATGCGAAATCAGACTGGTCACTTGCCGTTCCACCAGCTGATGAACGATCGCCTTGCGAGTTAGATCGTCATTGAGATTGGTGTACTTGTCGCGGACCCGTTTTAACGCATCGCGAATTAGCTGAACGGACGACATCTCCTCGATCGTCACCAGCTTCAGCTTGACCGCATCGTCGGTGTCATGCGCGTCGTAAGTTGTGCTGTCGGCAGCGTCGACCAGTTGGACTTCCAGCAGTGGACGGGGGCCGTCTGTTTTCGTTTTATCGATCCGCTTTTGCTGTCCGGCGAGTACTTCGTAAGTCAGATTCAAGCCCGGAAACTCCTGGTACCGGATTTCGATCTCTTCGGCGATCGTGAGTGCGAACTGGTTGTGAGAAAAACCGCCTTCGTCCGCGATACACTCATGGAGCGCGTCCTCACCAGCGTGGCCGTAAGGCGGATGGCCAATGTCGTGCATCAAGGCAAGCGCTTCGATCAAATCCTCGTTCAAGCCAAGCACTCGGCCGATCGTTCGAGCAATCGTCGCGACTTCCTGAGTATGCGTCAGCCGCGTGCGATGATAGTCCCCCATTTCACCGGTGAAGACTTGCATCTTTCCCGAGAGCCGGCGGTACGCAGAGCTATGCAGAATCCGGTCGCGATCACGCTGATACGGCCCGCGGTAAGAGTGCTCTTCCTGGGGATATTTGCGGCCGGCGGAGTCACAGCTTCTCATCGCCCAGGGCGCGAGCAGCGTCTTCTCTCGCTCTTCCACCCAGGACAGCGAATCATCGCCACCGTTCGAAGTCGAGCTCGGTTTATTGTGGTCAGTCATATTTTTCTAAATGCCAACGGGCCACCTGAATTCAGGTGACCCGCAGGAGATTCTCTGGAAGTAAGCAGCCCAAGTCGCAAACGCAAAGCCACAAATGTGGCTCGGATAGAAAGCACCGCTGAAACATTCGACTCAGCGGTGGCTTGATCGAGGCAAAGCCAGACTTTCCTTTTCCCGTTTGCGAGAAAGCGACCCTAGCTCAGGCCTTCGCAGCGGTTGATGCAGTTCAAATCTTCGAAAGCCACTTTCAGGCGGTCAACGAAAGACTGCTCGCCTTTTCGCAACCACGCGCGAGGATCGTAGAACTTCTTGTTGGGAACATCGTCGCCATCCGGATTGCCAAGCTGAGTCTGCAAGTAGCCTTCATTGCCCTTGTAGTACTCGAGAACGCCTTTCCAGGTCGCCCACTGCATGTCGGTATCAAGATTCATCTTGATCGCACCGTACTCAATGGCTTCGCGAATCTCTTCACGCGACGAACCAGATCCGCCGTGGAAAACAAAGTTCACTGGCAGATCGCCGGTACCAAATTTTTCCTTGATGTGGTCCTGTGAGTTCTTCAGGATGATCGGCTGAAGCGAAACGTTGCCCGGCTTGTAGACGCCGTGAACGTTGCCGAATGCTGCAGCGATTGTGAAGCGCGGCGAGATCTTGTTGAGGGCTTCGTAGAAGTCAGAAACTTCCGATGGCTGAGTGTAGAGCTTACTACTGTCGACATCGGTGTTGTCCACGCCGTCTTCTTCGCCACCGGTGATTCCAAGCTCGATTTCGATCAGCATGTCAACTTTGTTCATGCGCTCGAAGTACTTGCAGCAGATCTCGATGTTCTCTTCGAGCGGCTCTTCCGACAGGTCAAGCATGTGAGAACTGTAGAGTGGCTTGCCAGTCGCAGCGTAATGCTTTTCGCTGGCGGCAATCAATCCGTCGATCCACGGAAGAAGTTTCTTGGCACAGTGATCGGTGTGCAGCACGACCGGAACGCCGTAGTGTTCAGCCATCGCGTGAACGTGCTGGGCACCCGAAACGCAACCTGCGATTGCAGCCGCCTGGTTGTCATTCGAAAGACTCTTGCCAGCGAAGAAAGTTCCACCACCGTTGGAGAACTGAATCATGACCGGGGAGTTGACTGCTGCAGCGGCTTCCAGAACGGCGTTGATCGAATTGGTTCCGACAACGTTAACGGCTGGCATCGCATAATTGTTCTCGTTCGCGTTACGCAGCAAACGGTCGAGTGCTTCTCCGGTTACAACGCCCGGCTTGATTTGTGAGTCGCTCATGAAATGAAATCTGTGGTTAGGTAATAATGGTTGATATTCGAATTCGGAGGCCACGACATTGTCCGAATCTCAGCGAGCATTATCTGTCACCTTGCACGTAAAACAATGGCAACAAGGGCTTCCTTGCGAGTTTTAACCTATCAGGGAATAACAGACCTCGAAGATGGCTAACGGGAACCAGCCATTCCTAAGCCGCAACCCTGCCGTGGCTCACTTGTGAACATCTTACCGCAGCGGCGGCGGAGTCACTTCAGTCACGCGAACGAGCAAAAACCTTTGCCATGGCTCGGGCCGTCGGCGATCAGGCTCCAGCACCCTGTCTTCCAACAGTTCGCCTTGCACCAACACCGCAGCGTCGAGGGATTCGAGTTCAGATTCCGATGAAGCATCGAGTTCGTTTCCAGCCTTGAAGTTGGATTCCGAAGTTGAATTCTCTGCGTTTAGCATCGGGAAAAATTCCGACGTATCGACATCATCCGTTAGCTCTGAACTATCCGTTGTAAGTCCACGTTCGATCGAGTCCATCCAGTCCGCATGCGCTGGTTCCGTATCGTCGACGACATCGACTTTGGCGTTGAAGAACAGATCGCCGATCCGCTCCAGCCGATTGGTCGGAGCCACCATCACGGTCTCACCTGGCTGAACCGATATTTCAAACGATAGCGCGCGAAGCTCTTTCACATCGCGGCGTTGTTGTACTGCAAAGTTTGTCCCGTCGACTCCGATTCGCGAAAGGTTCTGGCCGTAGTGGACTTCGGGGATGAACTGGAGCCTCACTGACCCGTCTGGCATCGGCCATGAAGTGATTCGCATGTGGCATTGAGCCAACGAGGCGCGATCCGGAAACTGGCTCTCTCCGACGTAAACGACCCACGACGATTTTTGCCGAACCGGCGAGACCTCGACGGTGAAACTCTGGCCACGTTTCTTTTCGACATGCCGGTGTGAAGCCATGCGGTAAATGGGCTCGAGCTTTCCCGCTTCGGCGAGTTCCAGTTCCTGACCGTCAAGCCATCGCGGATCCTGGATTCGAGGTGCCAACATTTTTTGAATGTCTGGCGTGTTGATGCTTGAGATCACCGATACGCGCAACCCGTTGTCGTCGAGTCGCTGCCTGATTTCGAGCGGCAGTTTCTGGTCAGTCGTTTCGACGAAATCGGCAAACTGAGTTTGCTGCTGGTCGTCAAGTTCCACGACGGCGACGCGAACCGCAACGGAGTCATTTTCCATTTTGGATTTCGGCAGCACGATGCCGTCGCTGCGTTTTTCGTTGACTTTCAGATTGCGGCATCCAAAGTTGGTCAGCGCAGCAGCGAGCGCGAGCCAAATCGCAACCGTTGAGATGAATTTTCCCGCGCTCATTGCTGCGGATCATGGCATGCTATCGCATCCGCTTCAATGCGAATCCGAGACGGTAAACAGCGGCTCAATCGCCCAAACCGGGTAGCGTCGGGACTTGCTGTCAGAATCGAGGAATGGTGTTGGGCGTGCGGTTCGAAACATGGGTTTTGGGTTCTGCTACCAGAGCCGTCGAACACAAAGAAAATTTTCTTCAGGACGAAGATTGATTCCAAGATCCGGTGCTGGTCGGCGAAAACAGGCTATTGGCCAGCGATCCTCAAATCGAACTCCGGACGAAATCATGTTTCCATCTCTTGTCCTTGCTCAGTCAGCCCAGGCGACTCAGACCAACTTCCTTGACCGAGTCGACCCTGGATTGCTGTCAGTGGCGATGCTCGTGGCCGTGATCGGCACGTTCATCCTGGCGGTCGTCATTGTGGGTTGCGTCGCGACAACTATCCAGCGTGCGATTGCGATCCGCGAGTCCAACAAGTTGATTGTCGATTTGTTGAATCGGGGTTATTCAGCGGATGAGATCGAGCGAGTTGTTTATGGCAACATCAAGTTCAGCAGAAAAGTCGGCAAGTTCTTCCGCAACGCACGCAATGCGTTTCGCCAGGAAGAGCGATCCCCTGTACCACCAACGAAGCACACACAGCAGTCCGCTTAAGTTGCCACAATGCAACGGTGGCGCGATGGCGCGGGCTTCAGCTTTGAACGCAGCCCGAAACAATTATCCCGCTTTGCGAACGGGTTGTTCTGCATACAGATTCTCAAGCTTTGAGTGCAGGATCTCCCAGCGTTTGCTGACATAGTCAAAGCGATCCAGGACTTCGAATCGCAACAGCTCCAGGGCGAGCTTCATGTACTCATCGGATTCTGTGTTCTCGAAGTGTTCGATGACGCCCTCCATCGACAGCTGGCTATCGATGACATCGTTCTGCATCTGGAGCAAGTGAAATTGCAGACTCTGCAATTGTCGCTCTCGAAGTTTCAGCTCACGTTCCCGATCCGAGTTCGCAGCACCGCGGGCATCCATGCTCGTTTGCCACGAAGCAATTTTCTCGTTGAGGCTGTTTTCTTTTTCCTGAAGGCGATCGCGGCGACGTTTCAGATGGCTCGTCAATTCGGCAATCTGCAATGGGACTTCGAGTGGCTGGTCCAGGTTGTCGTCGAAGACTTCTTTATCAACATGGACAACGCGGAGTCGTGGCGATCGCGTCGCGTCTTCCCGAACACTGACATCGTGGCGAGAAGTTCGCCGCGCATCCTGGCCGGGAGCACTCTCAATCTGACCGAGAACAATTGCGGGGTTCGCGACTTTGCGGACGGATTCTGAGGCAGGTGTCGTCATGGTTCAATCCTTTTTGCATGCTCGTGGAACACTCGGGGCACAGTATTCTCACCTCATTGAAAATCGACAAATTTTGGCCTCAATCCGCGGAGTAACCACGAACGTCCGGTTCTGCGGGAAAACATGTTGAGCTTTGCCGGTTGTGCGGGCAGGAACGGCGATCGCGAATGAAAACGCGGCACGATTGACGGTTGAAGGACGGTCTACCGCATGAAACAATGAGCTGGCCGAAATGGCATCTAAAAAGTGCAACCACAGGAATCTGATGAGAATCGAACCGCTCGGAGACAAAATCGTAGTCAAACGCATGGCCGCTGAAGAAGTGACTGCGGGTGGAATCCTGTTGCCCGGCAGTGCTCAGGAAAAACCGGCTCAAGGCAAGGTCCTCTCGGTTGGCAACGGACGCATGCTTCCAGATGGCTCGCGAGCCGGATTCCAGGTTAGCGAAGGCGACCGCGTTTTGTTCTCCAGCTACGCGGGAAGCGAAATCGAAATCGACGGGAACCACTTGTTGATTATGTCCGAAGCAGAAATTCTGGCAGTCCTTGCTTAGCTCGATCGCAAGTCGATCCGTGGCAGCGGCGATAGCCTGCATTGTCAGACTCAACCGTCCGCATCAATCGCCACATGTCGAACGGCGCGACAACCGGCGTCGACCTGTCGAATGGCGCGTCACTGAGACAGAGCGTTTCAAAATCGAGAAACAGGCGATCTTTCATGCGCCTCATACGGCTAAAATAGGTTCGCGCTCGGTTGTGAATGAAGCCCGATATTGGGCCGCGGCATACGCCTGATTTTGTTCGCAACCTGGCACTAAAAATGCAGTTAGAAGACAGTAACACTGCCGACAAGAATCCGGAGCTATCCATGTACAAGTCAATCGTTTGTTGCGTCCTTCTTTTGGTCGCCCTAGGGACATCCTCGCTGCGGGCTCAAACCCAGCCCGATTCCAGGGGCGCAAAATTTCAGCAGCAGCTACGCCAGACCGCCGACAAAGGCGTCGCGTACCTGCTGGAGAAAGGCCGCGACGAAACCGATGGCTCGTTCAGCAAGCAGCTTAGCCCTGCCGTCACCGGGCTCTGCATCTCTGCCCTGGTTCGCAACGGCGTCCCGGTTGGCAACAAGAAAGTACAGCAGTCTCTGGCTTTTTTGGAAACGATGGTTCAGCCGGACGGCGGCATTTATGGCAAAGGCAGCCATTTGCGGAACTATGAAACCAGTGTCAGCGTGATCGCGTTTCATCAATGCAATGTCGATGGCAAGTACGACGAAATTCTCGATCGGGCTTCCAAATTTCTAAAAGGCATTCAGTGGGATGACGGCGAAGGCCATGGCATTGAGTCCAACCACCACGGAGGCCAGGGCTACGGCAGCCACGAACGTCCGGACCTCTCGAATACTTCGTTCTTTCTCGACGCGTTAAAAGAACTTGAAGACGACGACATGCAAAACAGCGATGCCGTTCGCAAAGCCCTGATTTTCACTTCACGCTGCCAGAACCTGGCTTCGCCCTACAACAGCGCAGAATTCACAGAACACATCCCTGAAGGCGACGAAGGCTCGTTCATCTACTCAGCCGTTGGCAAAGGTGAGACCAAAGTCGAACCAAACTCAACGACACCCGCCGGAGGCCTTCGTGGATACGCGTCGATGACTTACGCCGGACTGAAAACGTTCCTTTATGCGGGCGTCGACAAAGATGACTTCCGCGTGAAAGCGGCCATGGATTGGATCAGTCGGCATTACGATTTGGATTCGAACCCTGGCATGGGCAAGCAGGGGCTCTTTTATTACTACCACGTGTTCGCAAAAACAATGAATGCGATTGGCGATCCGAAGCTGAAGGACCACGAAGGCGTCGAACACGATTGGCGGTCGGACCTGGTGAGCAAACTGGCATCGATGCAGAAATCCGATGGATCCTGGACGAACGAGCACGATCGCTGGTACGAGGGCGACCCGAATTTGGTGACGGCGTACAGCTTGCTGGCGATCAGTTATTGCCAGGATTCGCCAAACCAAAAACAGGACGCGGTTTCGGAAACCGAATCAGAAAAGTCACTTCGCCACGTCGTGATGTTTGCTTTCAACGACGACGCGAGCAAAGAGCAAATTGCAGAAGTTGAATCTGCGTTCGCTGCGTTGCCGGAGAAGATCGACACGATCACTGGTTTTGAATGGGGAACGAACAACAGTCCTGAAGGGCTCAACGATGGCCTCACTCACTGCTTCCTGGTGACCTTTGACAGCGAGGCCGGGCGAGCGGAGTATCTGCCTCATCCGGCTCACAAAGCATTCGTTGATATCTTGAAGCCAATCCTGAAAAAGGCTGTGGTGATCGACTATTGGACCAAGGACTAGAAGTGGTCCGGCTTCACCGACATTGGCGTCTTTCGTGCACGGAATCAGGCGAAACAGCGTCTTTGCTCAATGGTATTGTTTCGACTAAATCCAATGTAAGCGGACCTCGTTTGCGACACAAATACAGGTTGAACCGTCGAGAATTCGGGAATTCTTCTCGGTGGAGCAGATTCTGGCAGATTGCGGAAATGAGTCCAAAGCTGTTCAAGATCTTCAGCCAACATTTCCGAAAGAGCGGTAATTGCGGCTTTGTGTCGCTTCCCGGGGCGGTCGACTGTTTTTTCCATTGACAGGCTCTGGCCGATCGAGGATCATTTGCGACTCGAAAAATGCGGAGAAAATAGATGAAAATCAAGAAAAGCGACACCGTTCAAATCATCAGCGGCAAAGACAAAGGCGTCACTGGAAAAGTGATTTCTGTTGATCATGCCAAGGATCAAATCACGGTCGAAGGCGTCAATGTCGTCTTCCGTCACGTGAAGCCAAGCCAAAAGAATCCTCAGGGCGGACGCTTGGAAGTTTCGCTTCCTGTTCCGGCTTCAAAGGTGATGGCGCTGTGCCCAAAGACGAACAAGCCAACTCGCGTCGGTTACCGTACGCTTGAGAATGGCACCAAAGAACGTTTCGCCAAAAAGAGCGGCGCGTCGATGGGCGAAGTCTGGAGCAGCTAACGCTTCTGGCTGACAACCGAATTTGAGAAGGCCGCTGAAAATCGCCAGCGGCTTTTTTCATGCGCCGCCGGATCGCGACGACGCATGCATTCAAACAAGGTTGCGAGCCAGAAGATCTACTTCTCGCCAATCGCCTGGTCGGGCCGCATGCGAAACCAGATCGCAATCGCCACAACATTCAACACGGCTGCGAAAACGAAAAAAGCACTTGGTCCGCCGAAGTAGCTCTTGATCGTCGGGAACGCGAGTGCTGTCGCGAATGAGCCCAGGTTGCCCGCCATGTTCATCGTTCCGGAAACCGCACCGGCGCTCTTGCCGCCGATGTCCACGCAGTAAGACCACGACGGACTGAGCGTCATGTCGGCTCCGAACAGTGCCAGCGTGAAAAACAGAATCGTGCTGGTCGCATCCGTCATCTGCAAACTGCAATACAAGCCAATCGCTGCGAGCGTGAATCCGATGATTGCAGGGATGCGGCGCGACCACACCAGGCCGGATCGAACGAACAGAAAGTCGACCAAGAAACCCGAAAACCAGTTCCCTGCCGCGCCACCGATCAGCGGTAACGCACACAGCAAACCGGCGGTCGACGGGTTCAGGTCGTAGGTCTCCTTCACGTATGGAAACAGCCACGTCAAGGCAAAGAAGAAAGTAAAGTTGCTGCAGAAGTACTGAATCATCGCCAGCCAAACTGATGTCGATCGGATGATCGTCGCGAAAGGAATCTGACTGACGCTCTCGCTGCTAACCTGTTGTCGGTTGGCCAGAATGTATTCTTTCTCTGCCTCAGAAACCCGCGGATGTTCGGTCGGATCATTGCGAAAGACCAGCACCCAGATCGCGGCAAACACGATTCCGACGCCGCCCAGAATGTAGAACGCTCCGCGCCAGCCGACCGCGGCGATCAACATCGGCATCAGGAACATCGCCGCAGCACCGCCCAGTCGTGAGGCAGAAAAGTTGATGCCCGTCACGAGCCCACGTTCCTTGACGGGATACCAGTTGAACGTCGCCCGAGCCAAACCTGGAAAAGCGCCGGCTTCGGTGGCGCCAAAGATAAATCTGGCGATCAGTAGCTGAACGTATCCGCCAACCGCGCCGGTGACCGCCGTCATCAGCGACCATAACCCCACGATGCATCCGAGCAAAGCTCGCGGTCCGGTTCGATCGGCCAGCGTTCCCGTTGGCGTTTGAGCGAGCGCGTACCCGAGGGTAAATATCGCCATCGCCCAACCCCACTGGACGTCGGTGAAGCCAAACTCTTCGACCATCGCTTCTTTCGACGTCGAAATACAGGCTCGGTCGATGTACAGCAGCAGCGACAGACAGAAAGTAAGCGCGACCAGAAGAAAGCGAAATGGCATGATTGATCTTTGGCTAAGCGTGGTGGTTCATGCCATCAATTTATCACGGAATGAACACCAAAGAGCGATCGGGATGCCAATTAAGCTGCCATATCAACTTCTGCCATTTTGAAGCTGCGCCGTTGCAACGGCTTTCACTCGCACCGCTGCCTACGAACCGTTGCCGGGAGCCTGATGCGCCGGATGTTCGTGGTACAGATGACTGTGAACCATGTGGATGTGACTGCGAAGGTGAAGTGTATTCTTGGCGATATCCTTGGCTCGCAAAACGTCTTCGTGATCGCCAAGCAACACCACCAGGCTATGTCCGTCTTTGACCAGTTGCTCGTACTCTTCGAGCGTTGGAACATCGACCGAATCGTCTTCGACTGCGTGGTCGACTCCGGCCATACCACCCATGATCGCACCGGTCATGCCACCCATGATTGCCATCCCCAAAGCCAAGCCTGGAAAGGTCGTCAACAGTCCGGCCAGCAAACCGGCACCCGCTCCGACGCCGCCCCATTTGACAGTGCTTTCGAGCATCGAACTCTCGGTCGTTTCGTGATCCTCTGGCGTCTCGACTTCAGGAGCCTCGCTGTGCACGTTGTGTGTCACCAATTCGATCCGGTCGAGCGGAAATCCTGCATCGTGATAATTTTCGACAAGCGTTTTCGCGGTCTTGAGGTCCTCGAAAACGACGACGAGTGCCTTCGGGTCCGTTGCTGATGGTTTCTGATTCATCTCGCTGATTCCATTGAAGTCGGATAGAGAAAAGCCCTTCGCGATCGAAACGAGCAACGCGAAGAAAGCAGACTACCCAAAAGCAAACTCCGTGCCGCGCCCCGGAACCCGCAACCATCGCGTTCGACGGGTATTGGTTGCTTCATGTCGCGCACTTTGATGTGCGAAAACGCACGTCACGGACCAATCCTGAATTCAAATTCGGGGATTCCGCCAGTCGCCGGTTAGCCAACAGCAGGAGTTCGTAACGTAACCTCTGTTGCCATTTCGTTCAGGCAATCTTCGTGACCACAATGCTGTCGTGAACT is part of the Mariniblastus fucicola genome and harbors:
- the dgt gene encoding dGTP triphosphohydrolase, yielding MTDHNKPSSTSNGGDDSLSWVEEREKTLLAPWAMRSCDSAGRKYPQEEHSYRGPYQRDRDRILHSSAYRRLSGKMQVFTGEMGDYHRTRLTHTQEVATIARTIGRVLGLNEDLIEALALMHDIGHPPYGHAGEDALHECIADEGGFSHNQFALTIAEEIEIRYQEFPGLNLTYEVLAGQQKRIDKTKTDGPRPLLEVQLVDAADSTTYDAHDTDDAVKLKLVTIEEMSSVQLIRDALKRVRDKYTNLNDDLTRKAIVHQLVERQVTSLISHCAGQLQDRAFASATEAMNSDFLIEHPTELAEQKRELEAFLYRNVYRHPDLIAIRQRAQQRLKEMFAKYCERPELFPEKYQQRSEKTGVRRMAVEYIAGMTDHFCEQTYSRICQ
- the fbaA gene encoding class II fructose-bisphosphate aldolase, whose protein sequence is MSDSQIKPGVVTGEALDRLLRNANENNYAMPAVNVVGTNSINAVLEAAAAVNSPVMIQFSNGGGTFFAGKSLSNDNQAAAIAGCVSGAQHVHAMAEHYGVPVVLHTDHCAKKLLPWIDGLIAASEKHYAATGKPLYSSHMLDLSEEPLEENIEICCKYFERMNKVDMLIEIELGITGGEEDGVDNTDVDSSKLYTQPSEVSDFYEALNKISPRFTIAAAFGNVHGVYKPGNVSLQPIILKNSQDHIKEKFGTGDLPVNFVFHGGSGSSREEIREAIEYGAIKMNLDTDMQWATWKGVLEYYKGNEGYLQTQLGNPDGDDVPNKKFYDPRAWLRKGEQSFVDRLKVAFEDLNCINRCEGLS
- a CDS encoding co-chaperone GroES, with the translated sequence MRIEPLGDKIVVKRMAAEEVTAGGILLPGSAQEKPAQGKVLSVGNGRMLPDGSRAGFQVSEGDRVLFSSYAGSEIEIDGNHLLIMSEAEILAVLA
- a CDS encoding Dabb family protein, which gives rise to MYKSIVCCVLLLVALGTSSLRAQTQPDSRGAKFQQQLRQTADKGVAYLLEKGRDETDGSFSKQLSPAVTGLCISALVRNGVPVGNKKVQQSLAFLETMVQPDGGIYGKGSHLRNYETSVSVIAFHQCNVDGKYDEILDRASKFLKGIQWDDGEGHGIESNHHGGQGYGSHERPDLSNTSFFLDALKELEDDDMQNSDAVRKALIFTSRCQNLASPYNSAEFTEHIPEGDEGSFIYSAVGKGETKVEPNSTTPAGGLRGYASMTYAGLKTFLYAGVDKDDFRVKAAMDWISRHYDLDSNPGMGKQGLFYYYHVFAKTMNAIGDPKLKDHEGVEHDWRSDLVSKLASMQKSDGSWTNEHDRWYEGDPNLVTAYSLLAISYCQDSPNQKQDAVSETESEKSLRHVVMFAFNDDASKEQIAEVESAFAALPEKIDTITGFEWGTNNSPEGLNDGLTHCFLVTFDSEAGRAEYLPHPAHKAFVDILKPILKKAVVIDYWTKD
- the rplX gene encoding 50S ribosomal protein L24; the encoded protein is MKIKKSDTVQIISGKDKGVTGKVISVDHAKDQITVEGVNVVFRHVKPSQKNPQGGRLEVSLPVPASKVMALCPKTNKPTRVGYRTLENGTKERFAKKSGASMGEVWSS
- a CDS encoding MFS transporter, whose amino-acid sequence is MPFRFLLVALTFCLSLLLYIDRACISTSKEAMVEEFGFTDVQWGWAMAIFTLGYALAQTPTGTLADRTGPRALLGCIVGLWSLMTAVTGAVGGYVQLLIARFIFGATEAGAFPGLARATFNWYPVKERGLVTGINFSASRLGGAAAMFLMPMLIAAVGWRGAFYILGGVGIVFAAIWVLVFRNDPTEHPRVSEAEKEYILANRQQVSSESVSQIPFATIIRSTSVWLAMIQYFCSNFTFFFALTWLFPYVKETYDLNPSTAGLLCALPLIGGAAGNWFSGFLVDFLFVRSGLVWSRRIPAIIGFTLAAIGLYCSLQMTDATSTILFFTLALFGADMTLSPSWSYCVDIGGKSAGAVSGTMNMAGNLGSFATALAFPTIKSYFGGPSAFFVFAAVLNVVAIAIWFRMRPDQAIGEK